Proteins found in one Quercus robur chromosome 2, dhQueRobu3.1, whole genome shotgun sequence genomic segment:
- the LOC126714279 gene encoding probable caffeoyl-CoA O-methyltransferase At4g26220 isoform X2 translates to MTRGEKGLEKSVASRSLEMENTKKQGNLANPLILQSEELYKYILATSVYPREPEPLKELRKATATQPLAYFGTSPDAGQLIAMFLKIVNAKKTIEIGVFTGYSLLLTALTIPDDGKITAIDVDRTKYEIGLPIIQKAEVEHKINFIESRALPVLDELLQDPKNEGSFDFAFVDADKVNYWNYHERMTKLVKVGGIIIYDNTLWGGYVVLPEEDVPEKKRAGRQSTIEFNNSISSDSRVEISHASVGDGVLICRRIC, encoded by the exons ATGACTAGAGGAGAGAAAGGACTCGAGAAATCGGTTgctagcaggagcttggag ATGGAGAACACAAAAAAGCAAGGAAACCTGGCAAACCCTTTGATTTTGCAGAGTGAGGAGTTATATAAG TACATATTGGCCACTAGTGTGTACCCACGAGAACCAGAGCCTCTTAAGGAGCTGAGGAAAGCTACTGCAACCCAACCATT GGCATACTTTGGTACATCACCAGATGCAGGTCAGCTAATTGCCATGTTCTTGAAGATAGTGAATGCAAAGAAGACAATTGAAATTGGGGTTTTTACAGGATACTCTCTTCTCCTCACGGCCCTTACAATTCCTGATGATGGCAAG ATTACAGCCATAGATGTTGATCGAACAAAATATGAGATAGGATTGCCAATTATACAAAAAGCGGAGGTTGAGCACAAAATTAACTTTATCGAGTCACGAGCTTTACCCGTTCTTGATGAACTGCTACAAGAT CCAAAGAATGAAGGGAGTTTTGACTTTGCTTTTGTTGATGCTGACAAAGTTAATTATTGGAATTACCATGAGAGAATGACGAAATTGGTTAAGGTTGGAGGGATAATTATCTATGATAACACACTGTGGGGAGGATATGTTGTTTTACCTGAAGAGGATGttccagaaaagaaaagagctgGGAGGCAGTCAACCATTGAGTTTAATAACTCCATTTCTTCTGACTCACGTGTTGAAATATCTCATGCTTCAGTGGGTGATGGCGTTCTGATCTGCAGGCGAATTTGCTAA